One part of the Streptomyces sp. NBC_00286 genome encodes these proteins:
- a CDS encoding MOSC domain-containing protein, whose amino-acid sequence MKLLSLNLGRPEVTEHTDQPERVTGIDKRPVDGPVRVTAPGPKGVGASGVAGDAVCHTKHHGGDHQAVYAFAREDLDDWERELGHTLASGTFGENLTTEGLDVTGAKIGERWRIGSEVVLEVTSGRIPCNTFQGHLGEKGWVRRFTRKGAPGAYLRVIEPGEIRAGDPIEIVHRPDHEVTVAFQFRAVTTVRELLPRLLAAGDALHPEAIERARAYMARQS is encoded by the coding sequence ATGAAGCTTCTGTCGTTGAATCTGGGCCGGCCCGAGGTCACCGAGCACACGGATCAGCCGGAGCGCGTGACCGGGATCGACAAGCGGCCGGTGGACGGGCCGGTGCGGGTGACGGCGCCCGGGCCCAAGGGGGTCGGCGCCAGTGGGGTGGCCGGGGACGCCGTGTGTCACACGAAGCATCACGGCGGGGATCACCAGGCCGTGTACGCCTTCGCACGCGAGGATCTCGACGACTGGGAGCGGGAGTTGGGGCACACGCTGGCCAGTGGCACGTTCGGCGAGAACCTCACGACGGAGGGACTCGATGTGACCGGCGCGAAGATCGGGGAGCGCTGGCGGATCGGTTCCGAGGTGGTCCTCGAGGTCACCAGCGGGCGGATTCCCTGCAACACCTTCCAGGGCCATCTCGGGGAGAAGGGGTGGGTCAGGCGGTTCACGCGGAAGGGGGCGCCCGGCGCGTATCTGCGAGTGATCGAGCCGGGGGAGATACGGGCCGGGGATCCGATCGAGATCGTGCACCGGCCGGACCACGAGGTGACCGTCGCCTTCCAGTTCCGGGCGGTCACAACCGTGCGGGAGCTGCTGCCGCGGCTGCTCGCGGCGGGTGACGCGCTGCATCCGGAGGCGATCGAGAGGGCGCGGGCCTATATGGCGCGGCAGAGTTGA
- a CDS encoding SDR family NAD(P)-dependent oxidoreductase, translated as MTTALITGSTAGIGAAFARRLASDGHNLVLVARDKKRLGEQATELHDRHGIEAEVLSADLATDDGIEAVAARLSDRKHPVDLLINNAGFGNKGRFLDVPMADELTMLKVHCEAVLRLTSAATESMRDRGRGGVVNVASVAAFLPRGTYGASKAWVVQFTQGVAKDLAGSGVRLMALCPGFVRTEFHERAGMGTDNIPDWMWLDADKVATAALADLARGKSLSIPDPRYKAIMGLVKVAPRGLLGGVSSRAGRKYGPQ; from the coding sequence ATGACAACGGCTCTGATTACGGGATCGACCGCGGGCATCGGTGCCGCCTTCGCGCGACGCCTGGCCTCCGACGGCCACAACCTCGTGCTGGTGGCGCGTGACAAGAAGCGGCTCGGTGAGCAGGCGACCGAGTTGCACGACCGGCACGGCATCGAGGCAGAGGTGCTGTCGGCGGACCTGGCGACGGACGACGGCATCGAGGCGGTGGCCGCCCGCCTCTCGGACCGTAAGCACCCGGTCGACCTGCTGATCAACAACGCCGGCTTCGGCAACAAGGGCCGCTTTCTGGACGTACCGATGGCGGACGAGCTGACGATGCTCAAGGTGCACTGCGAGGCGGTGCTCCGGCTGACCTCGGCGGCGACGGAATCCATGCGGGACCGCGGTCGTGGGGGTGTCGTCAACGTCGCGTCGGTGGCGGCGTTTCTGCCGCGTGGCACCTACGGGGCGTCGAAGGCCTGGGTCGTGCAGTTCACCCAGGGCGTGGCGAAGGACCTGGCGGGGTCGGGGGTCCGGCTGATGGCGCTGTGCCCCGGCTTTGTGCGTACGGAGTTCCATGAGCGGGCCGGGATGGGAACGGACAACATCCCCGACTGGATGTGGCTCGACGCCGACAAAGTGGCCACGGCGGCCCTCGCGGACCTGGCCCGCGGCAAGTCGCTGTCCATTCCCGATCCGCGTTACAAGGCCATCATGGGCTTGGTGAAAGTGGCCCCGCGCGGTCTGCTCGGCGGGGTCAGTTCGAGGGCGGGAAGGAAATACGGGCCGCAGTAA
- a CDS encoding ester cyclase gives MTFVQLIDCKTSRFDEVNRLMDTWVERTKGKRTATHSLIGKDRSDSSHIIEIVEFPSYEEAMRNSNLPETDEVFRQLVALCEEMPTFTDLDVVRDEQLYAANIRRLFEAIGTKGELPPLNDLIAENYHDHDPANDQDTIGLDAMRREMGMWRGAFDFTFTVEDQITQGDRVCTRWTWNGTHKGDFLGIPSTGRTVSMTGTTVFRCQEDGKIVEGWWQYDRLGLMAQLGVLDQLEI, from the coding sequence ATGACCTTTGTGCAACTCATCGACTGCAAGACGAGCCGGTTCGACGAGGTGAACCGGCTGATGGACACCTGGGTCGAGCGGACCAAGGGGAAGCGGACGGCGACGCACAGTCTGATCGGCAAGGACCGGTCCGACTCGTCGCACATCATCGAGATCGTCGAGTTCCCGTCGTACGAGGAGGCGATGCGGAACTCGAATCTGCCCGAGACGGACGAGGTCTTCCGCCAGCTGGTGGCGCTCTGCGAGGAGATGCCGACGTTCACGGACCTGGATGTCGTACGGGACGAGCAGCTGTACGCGGCGAATATCCGCAGGCTCTTCGAGGCGATCGGCACGAAGGGTGAACTGCCCCCGCTCAACGACCTGATCGCGGAGAACTACCACGACCACGATCCCGCCAACGACCAGGACACCATCGGACTCGACGCGATGCGGCGCGAGATGGGGATGTGGCGCGGAGCGTTCGACTTCACGTTCACCGTCGAGGACCAGATCACCCAGGGCGACCGGGTCTGCACGCGCTGGACCTGGAACGGCACCCACAAGGGTGACTTCCTGGGGATTCCGTCGACCGGCAGGACGGTCAGCATGACCGGGACGACCGTCTTCCGCTGCCAGGAGGACGGCAAGATCGTCGAGGGCTGGTGGCAGTACGACCGGCTGGGGCTGATGGCCCAGCTCGGGGTGCTCGACCAGCTCGAGATCTAG